ACCTCCACAGCAGCAGCCACGTCAAAGGTTAGGCACACTACGTCTAATAAACTCTTATGGTCATAGCATTAATTTCTCCATGTTCGGTCCCAGGTTTACCACCTGTCAGGtgcatggattatcttggcaaaatagaaatgctcaccaacaaggatgtaaacaaatttgtgccaaaAATGTTagtgaaataagctttttgtgcgtatggaacatttctgggaccttttttttcagctcgtgaaacatgggaccaacactttacatgttgcgttttatgtttttgttcagaatAAATAAGTATGAATTGTTCAGATTGAAATTAGtagattattattttttgggCTGAATTTTGGGATCTCGTACATTTCCCCCTAGTCCTATCATCTTCTTTACTTGAGAAAGGACTGTGGTTATATTTCAGGTTGTTTACAGACTTATTGTGTGTTTTGCACCCCAGGTGGAGTTGACCTGGGACGAGACGGACCACGAGCGTGTCACTGCCATGAACAGGAAGTTCGACAAGGACGAGCTGCTGCAGATGGATTTTAACGCCTACCTGGCCTCCTCCAGCGAAGATGATGAGGATGGAGTGGAgatggagaaggaagaggagctTCCAGAGGGTAAGAAGAAAACAACACTTGAAGAGATTTTGATTTGCTTTTATAGAATACCTTTCTACCTGTATACCTGAAGAACAAAACCTCACTTTAAGGTTATTGTTCTTTGTGCTGGTAGATTATTGCATATGTTTGCATACActtgtattttgacttgtttccTACCATCGtttcccattgacatcaatgaaTGATTTCGTAAAAGTCTCAAATCAGAAGCTTCATGAATTCACTCATTGATATGGGATTTAGGTTAAATTACCTGGAATAAGGTGGAATTGGTACACATACAACTTTGCCAAAGTTCATTAACTTTAAGGACCATTTTTCTGTGGCACAATTTGTTTTACGGTCAAGGCTTTTTTGTAGACTTCAATGAaatctcaaccccccccccccctcctctctgactGACAGGTGGACGTGTTTACCTCCCACCTCTACAACTTAGACCCGTCCGACCCGGGCTACAAGAAGACCAAGGCCACCCAGAGCATCCAGGTCGAGAAGCAGCGCCTCAGGGAGGAGCGCCAGCGCGACCAGGAGCTCACAGGCCCCACCCACACAGGTAGTGGGAGCAAAGAAACAGGAAACAATTGCCAGTGGCCAGGCGGTGGCTGAACCCACCAAGAAAATGGACCCCGGACTGTCCATGCTTATCAAGTCTATTAAGAACAAAACAGAGCAGTTTCAAGCACGAAAGAAACAGAAGACAATGTAGGCCTTTCTAACTGGACTATTGGGGACTACGTTTCTGGGTGAAAAGCTATGGACTCTTAACCAGTAGCTATGTGCAGCAGCCTTACGCTACACTATCTCTTTGTGATGAAGagactgttggtgtgtgtgtgtgagatgcctGAGACAAGCCTTACCCACTTTCATTTTGAACTATCACTCTACAAGAGGCCTAATCAGGAACACGAAGTTGAAGATAGTTTGAATGtataaaatgctaattaacatTGAGACACTTGTATAAAACATGTTCTGGGGGACTGCCAACAGTAAATGGTGGTTTCATGGATCTCTGAATAGTATTTATTTGCTCTAAATTATACAAACATGCTCTATAGCCCCAGTCTGAGCCCTTTAAAATACTTATATTAAAAGAAGACACTTCACACAATTTTACAGAACTGGTTCATTTTATTTTTGATCTGCAACAACAGTACACATTCATAGGTCCATTGACACTGTCAAACTCACAGCACGGCGACACTTCATACTGCTTTTCAGAGAAAACAAGGTCAAAAATAAAGTGTATACAAGGAAGCAAGATACAAAAAGGCTGTCCCATTTGAAAAGAGTACCAATAATAGTGCAAACAATAGTTAGCTATATACATACAAGGGCCTAACACTGAGACAGCAACATACTCAAGTATCTTAAACCTCAGCACAGGTTTACATTTCCGTTTGATGTCTATTCTCAGTTTATTAATCGCACAGAAAACCCAAGGGGAAACTTAGAGGTAACAATAGAAAATCTTAGAAATTGCACCATCAAAAATGTTTAAACTATTTCTCATGTTACAAAAATATTTGATTATACCCTAAGTATCCTCTACAGTAACGTCGATTTTTGCACAGGTTGAAAAACCTTATTTTGAAGTTGTAGTGTTTTCCTTAAAATTATAGGAATGGTTGAAGTAAAAACAAAAAAAGCTACCTACAACACTAATAATCTTGTTAAATGAGAACTGTGCGTCATAAACAGTAAAACAAATGAGTAAACAGTTAAATGTGAACAAATGCCTACCCTTCAtttaaaataagattttttttggTCATATCAACGCAGTCCTACACTAGGTCCGGCATACTCATAAGGCAATTGAATATTGAACTAAATAACCTTCACAATAAATTGGATGTTTGTTTTTTCCAAACCAGGTACACTTTTAAAGCCATAGTTAAGAGATTATGCTTTCTGAACATCCGGAGGAGTGCATTTACTGTGACCGTAAAGAAGGAGTGTTACGTTTCCCTCACGTTCGACAGCTCAAGCGTAAAAGATGAGCTCAGGGATTTGCCCCCCCTGCACACCTGTCCCGTTGGTGCTGTCTGAAGAGCACTGGAACTGGAAAGTGACCTTGCCACACTGCACCTCAGTCATGCCCTCCTGGCCAAAGTAGCTGAGCTCGTTGCCGTCCAGCACTACGCTGGCCGTGTAGAATGTGTCGGGCTCGATCTGCACAGGGTATTCAAACCACACTGGGAATGTGCTGCTGGAGCCATCCGAAAAGTACTTGATGAGGCTCTGGCCCAGCAGCACGCCCTGCCTCTTGAGTTCAATCTTGGCGCTGTACTCTGCTGAGCCACAGCTGGAGCCGTACAGGCCGAAGCCGGCGATGAACACTCGCTTGTCCACGGCGAACTGGATGCTGTCGCAACGGCCCCGGTAGCGCCACTGGTTGCTCCGGTAGGCGCACGACTGGAAGCGGTGGCAACGCTGTGGCGCCAGGCCCTTGCGCGACTTGCTGGCGAACAGCAGCTCAGGCTTCTTGGCGGCCGTGTACCACAGGAAGATGTCATTGGTCTCGTTGAGCGTCAGCACACCCGACTGTGCCGCACCGTTGGCGAAGTCATCCAACGTCATGGTGGGGATGCGGATCAGGTAGATGGCCTTGCCCAGCGCCAGCCGTTTGTTCTCAATGGTGGGCGTCAGGTCCTGGCGCTGGCATTCGGCCTCGGCCCAGCTCAATGCCGCCtcgaacaccaccatctccttgGCGTTGAGCGTCTCGCGGCGCAGGATACTCTCCAGAGTCACCGAGTCGATGTCTGTGAAGCCCTCGGAGCGCAGCGCCAGCTCGGCTTGGGCGTCGATCACCTCCCAGCAGCGCTGCATTAGGTCTGGTTCCTCAAACAGGCAGCTCTGGGATAGCAGCACACAAGCGTTCTTGGCGCTCAGGCTCGTCTCCAGGAAGTTGACGCAGGCCCGAGCCAGGTGGGGCACAATGTACTTCTTGGCGGCGTAGAGCGTAGCCAGGACCGTGTCGGCACACAGGTCGATCTCATCGCAGTAGATGTACCTGCCAGACCAGAGTGGGGAGAGTCAGATGAGAGCTTGACAAGTTCACTTCAACTTCTCATTTATGGGAAGGCTAACTTTATAAGTTCACATGCCCTTGCATTGTCTGCTGCCTATTCAAAGGAAGACATTCTAACCTGAATACGACATTCTGAAATGTACAATGAACACTGGGACTGCATCTAATGAGATGTCAGGAGGCGCCGGCCACTTACTTCAGCATGGCTAGGAACGAGGGAGGCTCCACATCAGGGATACGGATCTCTTCCTTGTCCTCTGCCAGTTCACCATAAAACATGGCGTGGAACACAGAACTCCCCACAGCCAGCACATACTGAGGGACAACATGGAAGATAGGGAGTCACATGAGAAAAAGAAGAGGAGCAAAGAAAAGGGAGCAAGTTATGGTGGGAGGATGGATAAGGGACAGAAGGTGGAGAGAATATACATGTACACATTAATTATGTAAGAAATGTAGAGATTTGCAAAAGGATTTAGCATAAAGAGGCTGGTGTGGAGAAATATCAGCCAATTgcattttattttacattttggtcatttagcagacgcaacAGATAAATCTGTCTGAACATGTTGTGTTTGGTCTTGCTCAGTTAGTTACTCACATACGTTGGACAGGTTTAAAGATGACTGATTACCTTGTGCCCAGGTACTTGCTGAGTCCCTCCTGGGGGGCCAACGACAAAGTGAACATCTGCCATCAACTCATTGTTGAACATGACTGAATTCCTGTGAAAGCATGAGTCATAGGATTAGCAAACAGTGTCAATGGCATCACATTCAGACTTCAGTATCTGCATGTATGAGCTGGTAGACCCAGGAAATTGGTTTTCTTTGGCCATTTTAAATCTATTCAATGTACACATCGTCTCTCCTCAAAAGGCATTAGATTCCCAATTTAACTACTGCTTACTAGGGTCACCTACCTCTCTCGGATGGTAGGATAGAGCCCTTGCCAGTTGCAGCTGTGAATGGTGTTGTTGTTATTCCGGTTCTGCTCCTGGTATTGCTGCACAGCTGTGTTGGTTGAGGATGCTGGGCCCAGCTTCTTGGTGGGAAAGAGCTCTGCAGCCATCTTCACCCCAATATTTATTGTTAGGGTGATCTCATGGCAGGACGAGGCTGCGATTGTTGGGGCAATCTTTTAAATTGCCTTTATGTGACGATCGTGGCCGAAACTGGAAAGGACAAAAAAAGCTAGCCACTGCAACAACgttctaacgttagctagcgtttAAAAGTTCGCAAGCTACGCAAGGTAGTCTTACAATACATGCAAAAATACACACGACAAACATCTAGCTATATTCTAGAATTGAAGTTGCTTAAATCGTAGCTTAATTTTAGACgtattagctagatagctacctGTAGCTAGTTTGCTAACGCTAGCTAACTGTGCTGGACTGCGGTCAAAaccggccagatgtgatacaggaAGTGGCTAATGAACGCTTGTTTGTTGAATTTGGCAAAACCGGGAAAGGTAGCTAGCTATCCTCTTAACTGTCGCAGTTGACGTCTAGTACCTATCACCAATCGTAACGTGGGCGCCCGACGATTGTATGAGACGTTTCCACAtccaagtagctagctagcttgctacaaCAGGCCACACACAACTCGAGTGTACACAATACACATCTGCCAGGCACTACTGTTTAGGTGTAATACAAGTTTATACCA
The DNA window shown above is from Salvelinus fontinalis isolate EN_2023a chromosome 40, ASM2944872v1, whole genome shotgun sequence and carries:
- the btbd3a gene encoding BTB/POZ domain-containing protein 3a, giving the protein MAAELFPTKKLGPASSTNTAVQQYQEQNRNNNNTIHSCNWQGLYPTIRERNSVMFNNELMADVHFVVGPPGGTQQVPGHKYVLAVGSSVFHAMFYGELAEDKEEIRIPDVEPPSFLAMLKYIYCDEIDLCADTVLATLYAAKKYIVPHLARACVNFLETSLSAKNACVLLSQSCLFEEPDLMQRCWEVIDAQAELALRSEGFTDIDSVTLESILRRETLNAKEMVVFEAALSWAEAECQRQDLTPTIENKRLALGKAIYLIRIPTMTLDDFANGAAQSGVLTLNETNDIFLWYTAAKKPELLFASKSRKGLAPQRCHRFQSCAYRSNQWRYRGRCDSIQFAVDKRVFIAGFGLYGSSCGSAEYSAKIELKRQGVLLGQSLIKYFSDGSSSTFPVWFEYPVQIEPDTFYTASVVLDGNELSYFGQEGMTEVQCGKVTFQFQCSSDSTNGTGVQGGQIPELIFYA